The following are encoded in a window of Pseudokineococcus lusitanus genomic DNA:
- a CDS encoding LutB/LldF family L-lactate oxidation iron-sulfur protein — translation MSTTDLPTPVLRGAAPAHAPAGTGHLRGTRSFPAEARDALQDTQLRRNLGKATGVIRAKRQAVVDEVPDWEELRLAGSAIKADVMARLPELLEQLEANVVARGGTVHWARDAEEANATVLRLVREAGADEVVKVKSMATQETGLNEALEAGGVAALETDLAELIVQLGHDRPSHILVPAIHRNRAEIREIFLREMPDVDPDLTDEPRRLAMAARAHLRRKFLSAKVAVSGANFAVADSGTLSVVESEGNGRMCLTLPETLITVMGVEKVVPTWFDLEVFLQLLPRSSTGERMNPYTSTWTGVTPGDGPQAFHLVLMDNGRSGVLADPDGRAALHCIRCSACLNVCPVYERAGGHAYGSVYPGPIGAVLSPLLTGISGEDDPNASLPYASSLCGACFDACPVRIDIPNLLVQQRAASVESHRRPTGQDVAMRAARVAMTSPGRFTAAEKAMSLGRVLGGRSGRITALPWPASRWTASRDVPAPPKETAREWFARTRPGQER, via the coding sequence GTGAGCACGACCGACCTGCCGACGCCGGTGCTCCGCGGCGCCGCTCCCGCGCACGCGCCCGCCGGGACGGGCCACCTGCGCGGCACGCGGTCCTTCCCCGCCGAGGCCCGGGACGCGCTGCAGGACACCCAGCTCCGCCGCAACCTCGGCAAGGCGACGGGCGTCATCCGCGCCAAGCGGCAGGCCGTCGTCGACGAGGTGCCGGACTGGGAGGAGCTGCGGCTCGCCGGCTCGGCCATCAAGGCCGACGTCATGGCCCGCCTGCCGGAGCTGCTCGAGCAGCTGGAGGCGAACGTCGTCGCGCGCGGCGGCACGGTGCACTGGGCGCGGGACGCCGAGGAGGCCAACGCGACCGTCCTGCGGCTCGTGCGCGAGGCGGGCGCCGACGAGGTCGTCAAGGTCAAGTCGATGGCCACGCAGGAGACGGGGCTCAACGAGGCGCTCGAGGCGGGCGGCGTCGCCGCGCTGGAGACCGACCTCGCCGAGCTCATCGTCCAGCTCGGCCACGACCGGCCCAGCCACATCCTCGTGCCGGCGATCCACCGCAACCGGGCCGAGATCCGCGAGATCTTCCTCCGCGAGATGCCGGACGTGGACCCGGACCTCACCGACGAGCCGCGCCGCCTCGCCATGGCCGCGCGGGCGCACCTGCGGCGGAAGTTCCTCTCGGCGAAGGTGGCCGTCAGCGGGGCGAACTTCGCCGTCGCCGACTCGGGCACCCTGTCGGTCGTCGAGTCCGAGGGCAACGGCCGGATGTGCCTGACGCTGCCGGAGACGCTCATCACCGTCATGGGCGTCGAGAAGGTCGTGCCCACGTGGTTCGACCTCGAGGTCTTCCTCCAGCTGCTGCCGCGCAGCTCGACGGGCGAGCGGATGAACCCGTACACGTCGACGTGGACGGGCGTGACGCCCGGCGACGGGCCGCAGGCCTTCCACCTGGTGCTCATGGACAACGGGCGCAGCGGCGTCCTCGCCGACCCGGACGGCCGGGCGGCGCTGCACTGCATCCGGTGCTCGGCCTGCCTCAACGTCTGCCCGGTCTACGAGCGGGCCGGCGGCCACGCCTACGGCTCGGTGTACCCGGGGCCGATCGGCGCCGTCCTGTCGCCGCTGCTCACGGGCATCAGCGGGGAGGACGACCCCAACGCGTCGCTGCCGTACGCGTCGTCGCTGTGCGGGGCGTGCTTCGACGCGTGCCCCGTGCGCATCGACATCCCCAATCTGCTCGTGCAGCAGCGGGCGGCGTCGGTCGAGAGCCACCGCCGCCCGACCGGGCAGGACGTCGCGATGCGCGCCGCCCGGGTCGCCATGACGTCGCCCGGCCGGTTCACGGCCGCGGAGAAGGCCATGTCGCTGGGCCGGGTGCTCGGCGGGCGCAGCGGGCGGATCACCGCGCTGCCGTGGCCGGCGTCGCGGTGGACGGCGAGCCGCGACGTCCCGGCACCGCCGAAGGAGACCGCGCGCGAGTGGTTCGCCCGCACGCGGCCCGGGCAGGAGCGGTGA
- a CDS encoding LutC/YkgG family protein — protein sequence MSAREEVLARLRTARDAGAPRTPLGDVPRDYRRRGEHDPGSEGALVQLVERVEDYRATVTRVAGPDDVATVVARLLEDASSVVVPSGMDRAWLAAAGVRVLVDGEPDVLDVAALDAVDAVVTGAAVAVAETGTLVLDAAAPDQGRRALTLVPDHHVCVVRAADVVGTVPEALARLDPVHPLTFVSGPSATSDIELDRVEGVHGPRRLDVVLVG from the coding sequence GTGAGCGCCCGCGAGGAGGTGCTGGCGCGCCTGCGCACCGCGCGCGACGCCGGCGCGCCGCGGACGCCGCTCGGCGACGTGCCGCGCGACTACCGCCGCCGCGGCGAGCACGACCCGGGCAGCGAGGGGGCGCTCGTCCAGCTCGTGGAGCGGGTGGAGGACTACCGCGCCACGGTGACGCGCGTCGCCGGTCCCGACGACGTCGCCACGGTCGTCGCCCGGCTCCTCGAGGACGCGTCCTCGGTGGTGGTGCCGTCCGGCATGGACCGGGCCTGGCTCGCGGCGGCCGGGGTGCGGGTGCTCGTCGACGGCGAGCCGGACGTGCTCGACGTCGCGGCGCTCGACGCCGTGGACGCCGTCGTCACCGGCGCGGCGGTGGCCGTGGCCGAGACGGGCACGCTCGTCCTCGACGCCGCCGCCCCCGACCAGGGCCGGCGGGCGCTGACCCTCGTGCCGGACCACCACGTCTGCGTCGTCCGGGCGGCCGACGTCGTCGGCACCGTGCCGGAGGCGCTGGCGCGGCTCGACCCGGTGCACCCGCTGACGTTCGTCTCGGGTCCCAGCGCGACGAGCGACATCGAGCTCGACCGGGTCGAGGGCGTCCACGGGCCGCGGCGGCTGGACGTGGTGCTCGTCGGCTGA